TATACTTACTGTTTTAGACTCATGACAACGAAGAAAAACAACTTACAGGTAAAGTGTTGAGCTACGCCATTTTGTTGACGTGCAAATGAAAAAAGAGTAATGTGGAGGGGAGACAACTTTTTTAGAGATTAAGGTGAGTAATCATGGACATGATAATGTTAGTTTTGGGTTTGGCTATTTTCACCATGTTAATCAATGTTCCACTAGGGATGTGGAGGGAATCTGTGCGCAAGTTCTCCCCTTCATGGTTTATTGCCGTTCATGCTTCTGTCCCTCTGGTCATTGCGTTACGCATATGGCTTGATGTGACGAATTGGGCTATCCCTTTTTTGATTGGGATTGCGATTCTGGGGCAGTTTATAGGCTCAAGAGTGTATCGTCACAAAAATGCTGTGCATAAAGTGAAAAAGGTCAGTGATAAAACATAAACAAAACCAAAGGCTCCGAGATAAAGGGGCCTTTGGTTTTGTCTCGTTTGAGTATATTTCCTCACAGCGTGTGGACACTATAAAAGATCATTGTCGAATTATGAAATTCTTGTGAAATAAATTGCGGTATCATGCGAATTATCGTATCATTACATTAATCATGAAAACTTATGAAAACCAAAAGATGTAAATGGATAGATCGGAGGCTAATGTAAGATGAATATTACGATTTACGATGTTGCCAGAGAGGCAGGCGTGTCCATGGCAACTGTTTCTAGAGTGGTTAACGGAAACCCCAACGTGAAACCAGCAACAAGAAAAAAAGTAATGGAAGCCATACAACGTTTAGGATATAGACCGAATGCTGTGGCTCGAGGTCTAGCTAGTAAACGAACGACCACAGTAGGGGTCATTATCCCTGATATCTCTAGTCATTTCTATGCCGAATTAGCGAGAGGGATAGAAGATATCGCCAATATGTATAAATACAACATTATTCTATGTAATTCCGACCAAAAGATGGATAAGGAAATTCACTTAGTGAATACATTGTTAGAGAAACAAGTGGATGGACTCCTGTTTATGGGAAGTCAAATTACCGAGGAACATAAGCAAGTCTTTACCACAGCTTCAGTTCCTATTATCTTATCGGCAACAAGAGATACAGAGTCAGAGTTACCATCAGTCAACATTGATTACTACCAAGCGACTTACGATGCCACAACGGCATTAATTGAACGGGGCCATAAGTCTATTGGGTACATCTCAGGTCCGTTAGAAGACCCACTAGCGGGTCAACTGCGTTTAGAAGGTCATAAAAAAGCACTTGCTGACGCTAATATTGAGTGGAATGAGTCTTACTTACAAATAGGAAACTATAGATATGATAGTGGTCTGAACGCTATGACACATTATTTAAACATGGCAGACAGACCTACAGCAGTCATGGCTATGAGTGATGAGATGGCGGTGGGTGCCATTCATTCTTGTCAGGATAACGGTGTTCATATACCAGAGGATATTGAAATTATCGGTTTCGATAATACACGCCTTTGTACAATGGTTAGACCAACACTCAGTAGTGTCGTACAACCGATGTATGACATCGGGGCCGTATCAATGCGCTTGCTAACGAAGTATATGAATAAAGAAAAGGTCGATGATCATCTCGTGATCTTGCCACATCGTATTGAAGAAAGAGGGTCAACAAGACACGTGGGGTGAATCACAAATACATCGATGATTTAATAACAGTAGGAGGCGTGTGGCATTGAGGCGTATTGGCATTATAGGAGCTATGGACGAAGAAATAGCCTTGTTTCTAAGTCATATCAGGGATGTAAAGGAAGAAAACAAGGCTGGTATTACTTATTTTTTTGGTACGTTACATGGACATGCTATCGTGCTATGTAAATCCGGAGTGGGTAAGGTGAACGCCAGTATTTGTACACAACAAATGATTGATTTGTACAGCGTTGATCGCATCATCTTCACTGGCGTGGCTGGTGGCGTTGACCCACAACTAGATATAGGGGATATCGTCGTCTCTACTGATTGTTTACAGCACGATATTGACGCAACAGCTTTAAGTGCTCTTGATATAGAACGAGGGCAAATTCCTTTTGCAGAGACATCTATTTTTCAGGCTAATGAGCAACTCGTCGGACTTGCACTACAAAGTGGTCAGCAGTTTACTGATGTTAAAGTAACAAAAGGTCGTGTACTCTCTGGGGACCAGTTCATTGCTAATGCAGAAGACGTACAAGACTTGCGTCATACTTTTCAAGGGGCGTGTGTTGAGATGGAGGGAGCTGCAGTGGGACATGTCTGTCATGCTAATGATGTTCCGTTTGTCATCATTCGATCTTTGTCTGATAAAGCAGACGGGTCAGCAGATGTGAATTTCATGTCGTTTACCAAGCTAGCTTCTGAGCGTTCTTTTGAGATGGTTAACCGTATGTTAAAGGGCTTAGACTAAGGGTGCCAGGTCATTGGCGACAAAGCAACATGATAAAATGAGTTATATAAAAGCCATATAGAAAAAGAGCGACTGTGTTTTACAGTCGCTCTTTTTTAGCTCTACAAGACTCATTCGTGTCATCGTCGTTTGATTACTCGTAAGTCTATAAGCATTTAAAGTGTTAGTTATTTTTTTGTCGACCAGGTGCTTGGTCGGAGTTTCCTCTGCTACTCGTCTCTTTTTCCTCAGTTTCTCCTTCTGAGTCATCGTTTGTACCCTCTTCCGTTTCTGTTTCTTGATCTGAACCGGAACCTTCTTCTCCTTCTTCCTCTGATTGATCGTCTTCTTGAGGGCCATTGCCATTATTGCCATTACCGTTCTGATTTGGCTCTTCTTCGTCGGTGCTATCCTGATTACCAAGGTTCATCTGTACAATATTACTTGGCTCAGATTCTCCATCTTCGTTCGTAGCCGTTACGTAATAGGAGTACTGACCAGCACCGTCAAGAACGGAATGGGTATAGCTCGTATCACTCGTTGTGGTCAATTGTTTATATCCACTTTCAGAATCTTGACTATAGTAAATTGTATAGTGCAGCACGTTATCAGATTCCGCATTTGCATTCCAAGTTAACTCTACACCTAAAAGATTGCCACTTCCACTTAATCCACTAGGTGCTGAAGGACCCGGAGGTGTGAAGAAGGAATCAGGTTCAGAGAAATTACTTGTCACGATTTGAGAAGGGTCAGATTCATTACCAGATATATCGACTGCTGTTACACGGTAAGCGTAGGATGCTTCTCGGCTTGACCCCGTATCCAAATATGTTTTCTCACTAGAGTCTGGCACACTTCCAATGTGTACAAATTCACCGTCCTGGGTCGCTCTATATATTCTGTATCCAGCAATATCGTTGTCTCCAACCGGCTGCCAAACAATATTGAGGCCATCGGAACTCCGGAAGACGGTGTCGACGCCTTGAGGCA
The genomic region above belongs to Caldalkalibacillus salinus and contains:
- the ccpA gene encoding catabolite control protein A produces the protein MNITIYDVAREAGVSMATVSRVVNGNPNVKPATRKKVMEAIQRLGYRPNAVARGLASKRTTTVGVIIPDISSHFYAELARGIEDIANMYKYNIILCNSDQKMDKEIHLVNTLLEKQVDGLLFMGSQITEEHKQVFTTASVPIILSATRDTESELPSVNIDYYQATYDATTALIERGHKSIGYISGPLEDPLAGQLRLEGHKKALADANIEWNESYLQIGNYRYDSGLNAMTHYLNMADRPTAVMAMSDEMAVGAIHSCQDNGVHIPEDIEIIGFDNTRLCTMVRPTLSSVVQPMYDIGAVSMRLLTKYMNKEKVDDHLVILPHRIEERGSTRHVG
- a CDS encoding 5'-methylthioadenosine/adenosylhomocysteine nucleosidase gives rise to the protein MALRRIGIIGAMDEEIALFLSHIRDVKEENKAGITYFFGTLHGHAIVLCKSGVGKVNASICTQQMIDLYSVDRIIFTGVAGGVDPQLDIGDIVVSTDCLQHDIDATALSALDIERGQIPFAETSIFQANEQLVGLALQSGQQFTDVKVTKGRVLSGDQFIANAEDVQDLRHTFQGACVEMEGAAVGHVCHANDVPFVIIRSLSDKADGSADVNFMSFTKLASERSFEMVNRMLKGLD